One stretch of Rhizobium rhizoryzae DNA includes these proteins:
- a CDS encoding PilZ domain-containing protein: protein MTPIRDRSEEKGRSHVSGKQSLKFLPLALLAILAGCNSSSPVSGLSLGSSAQPAAATGPVVVQAYCPQVGMLEQSAIKNAYAGNAKDDPAKLIYRASLSEATRACTANDTTLTIRVQAQGRVVIGPAGKPGRISLPINVEVIGEGDKVLYSQTQITAVDVPAEGVAQFLFDKADVSIPNQMGGVSTFTRVRIGFDDATVKKTGRNKR, encoded by the coding sequence ATGACGCCTATTCGGGACCGTTCAGAAGAAAAGGGTCGCAGTCACGTGTCTGGCAAGCAATCGCTCAAGTTCCTACCGCTCGCGCTTCTCGCAATCCTCGCAGGCTGCAATTCGTCTTCACCGGTATCGGGTCTTTCGCTGGGCTCCTCTGCGCAGCCCGCAGCCGCCACAGGCCCGGTTGTCGTGCAGGCCTACTGCCCGCAGGTGGGCATGCTGGAGCAATCGGCAATCAAGAACGCCTATGCGGGCAATGCCAAGGATGATCCGGCCAAGCTCATCTATCGCGCTTCGCTGTCTGAAGCCACGCGCGCCTGCACCGCCAATGACACAACGCTGACCATCCGCGTACAGGCGCAAGGCCGCGTGGTTATCGGCCCTGCTGGCAAGCCTGGCCGCATTTCCCTGCCGATCAATGTCGAAGTCATTGGCGAAGGCGACAAGGTTCTCTACTCGCAGACGCAGATCACTGCCGTGGATGTTCCGGCGGAAGGTGTCGCGCAGTTCCTGTTCGACAAGGCGGATGTCTCGATCCCCAACCAGATGGGCGGTGTTTCCACCTTTACCCGCGTTCGCATCGGCTTCGACGATGCCACGGTCAAGAAGACCGGCCGCAACAAGCGGTAA
- the thrC gene encoding threonine synthase, whose amino-acid sequence MQYISTRGDAPALGFRDALLAGLARDGGLYLPETWPQLSKKEIRNLRGKSYQDVAFAVLSHFTGDEIPADALKSMIDEAYATFRHPAIAPLVQVGPNDYVLELFHGTTLAFKDVAMQLLARLMDYVLAERGERATIVGATSGDTGGAAIDAFAGRERTDVFILFPHGKVSPVQQRQMTTSGHANVHAVAVHGNFDDCQDLVKAMFNDVSFRESVKLSGVNSINWARIMAQVVYYFTSAISLGAPDRKVSFTVPTGNFGDIFAGYVAKRMGLPIDRLVIATNDNDILARTLKTGRYEMKPVVATTSPSMDIQISSNFERLLFESYGRDSAAVRSAMSGLRQSGAFEIQPEALKAIRREFKAGRATQKQVAETIRATLAETGYLLDPHTATGIFVASKNAKGTSPMVTLATAHPAKFQAAVESACGIHPALPSWMGDLMSREEHFDLLEPELKAVEAFISQHARAKA is encoded by the coding sequence TTGCAATATATCTCTACACGTGGTGATGCGCCCGCTCTTGGTTTTCGCGATGCCCTGCTGGCAGGTCTTGCCCGCGACGGCGGCCTTTATCTGCCGGAAACCTGGCCACAGCTTTCCAAAAAGGAAATCCGCAACCTGCGAGGCAAAAGCTATCAGGATGTAGCCTTCGCAGTTCTTTCGCATTTCACCGGCGATGAAATTCCAGCTGACGCCCTGAAATCCATGATCGACGAGGCCTATGCCACCTTCCGGCATCCGGCTATTGCGCCCCTCGTGCAGGTTGGCCCCAACGATTATGTGCTGGAACTCTTCCACGGCACGACGCTGGCCTTCAAGGACGTGGCCATGCAGCTGCTGGCCCGCCTGATGGATTATGTTCTGGCCGAGCGCGGCGAGCGTGCGACAATCGTCGGTGCAACATCCGGCGATACGGGCGGCGCGGCCATCGACGCCTTTGCCGGACGCGAGCGCACGGACGTGTTCATTCTGTTCCCGCATGGCAAGGTTTCGCCGGTGCAGCAGCGGCAGATGACGACCTCGGGACACGCCAATGTGCATGCCGTTGCCGTTCATGGCAATTTCGACGACTGCCAGGATCTGGTGAAGGCGATGTTCAACGACGTATCTTTCCGCGAAAGCGTGAAGCTGTCGGGCGTCAACTCCATCAACTGGGCGCGCATCATGGCGCAGGTTGTCTATTACTTCACATCCGCCATTTCGCTCGGCGCGCCGGATCGCAAGGTCTCGTTTACGGTGCCAACCGGCAATTTCGGCGACATTTTCGCCGGTTATGTGGCCAAGCGCATGGGCCTGCCGATCGACCGGCTGGTGATCGCCACCAATGACAACGACATTCTGGCGCGTACGCTGAAGACCGGCCGCTACGAGATGAAGCCGGTGGTGGCAACCACCTCGCCCTCCATGGACATCCAGATCTCGTCGAACTTCGAGCGGCTTCTGTTTGAATCCTACGGTCGCGATTCGGCAGCGGTTCGTTCGGCCATGTCGGGCCTGCGTCAATCAGGAGCCTTCGAGATCCAGCCGGAGGCGCTGAAGGCCATCCGCCGCGAATTCAAGGCCGGTCGGGCCACGCAGAAACAGGTGGCTGAGACCATTCGCGCGACCCTTGCCGAGACCGGCTACCTGCTTGATCCGCATACGGCGACGGGAATTTTCGTCGCCTCCAAGAACGCAAAGGGCACCAGCCCCATGGTGACACTTGCAACCGCGCACCCGGCCAAGTTCCAGGCAGCCGTAGAATCTGCTTGCGGAATTCATCCGGCGCTCCCATCATGGATGGGAGATCTGATGAGTAGGGAGGAGCACTTCGACCTGTTGGAACCCGAGCTGAAGGCGGTGGAAGCATTCATCAGCCAGCACGCGCGGGCCAAGGCTTGA
- a CDS encoding M16 family metallopeptidase, with the protein MNVEITRLASGLTVVTQNMPHLESVALGVWIKSGSRNETVDEHGIAHLLEHMAFKGTARRSARDIAEEIENVGGELNAATSTETTSYYARVLKDHVPLAIDILADILTESSFDEEELEREKHVILQEIGAANDTPDDVVFDRFSEVAYRGQTIGRPILGTPETVKGFQPDQIRAYLSRNYTTDRMFIVAAGAVDHDTLVKQVEDRFSLLPTTPSAPPVFEPARYLGGEVREMRDLMDTQLLLGFEGKAYHARDFYCSQILANILGGGMSSRLFQEIREHRGLCYSVYAFHWGFSDTGVFGVHAATGGEDLPELVPVILQELRKSSEFIDNQEIDRARAQIRAQLLMGQESPAARAGQIARQMILHGRIIPNNEMMERLAGITTSRLTDLAGRLFFDTVPTLSAIGPVEKLAPLSDITAALSSPQIKSQIAAG; encoded by the coding sequence ATGAATGTTGAAATCACCCGGCTTGCCTCCGGGTTGACCGTAGTGACGCAGAACATGCCGCATCTGGAAAGCGTGGCACTCGGCGTCTGGATCAAATCGGGCTCGCGCAATGAAACCGTAGACGAACACGGCATTGCGCATCTCCTGGAGCACATGGCCTTCAAGGGCACCGCGCGACGCAGCGCCCGTGACATTGCCGAGGAGATCGAGAATGTGGGCGGCGAACTCAACGCCGCCACGTCTACCGAAACCACCTCTTATTATGCACGCGTCCTGAAGGACCATGTGCCGCTAGCAATCGACATTCTGGCGGACATCCTGACGGAATCCTCTTTCGACGAGGAAGAGCTGGAGCGCGAAAAGCACGTCATCCTGCAGGAAATCGGTGCGGCTAACGATACGCCAGATGATGTGGTGTTCGACCGCTTCTCGGAGGTTGCCTATCGCGGGCAGACGATCGGTCGCCCGATACTCGGCACGCCGGAGACGGTGAAAGGCTTCCAGCCGGACCAGATCCGCGCCTATCTTTCGCGCAACTACACCACCGACCGCATGTTCATCGTCGCCGCCGGCGCCGTGGACCACGATACGCTGGTGAAACAGGTGGAAGATCGCTTCTCCCTGTTGCCGACCACGCCTTCCGCGCCGCCAGTGTTCGAGCCTGCCCGCTATCTGGGTGGCGAAGTGCGCGAGATGCGTGACCTGATGGACACGCAATTGCTGCTCGGCTTCGAGGGCAAGGCCTACCACGCGCGCGACTTCTACTGCTCGCAAATCCTGGCAAACATTCTGGGCGGCGGCATGTCGTCGCGTCTGTTCCAGGAGATCCGCGAACATCGGGGGCTCTGCTATTCGGTCTACGCCTTCCACTGGGGCTTTTCCGATACGGGCGTCTTCGGCGTTCATGCGGCAACCGGTGGCGAAGACCTGCCGGAACTAGTGCCGGTGATCCTGCAGGAGCTTCGCAAGTCCTCGGAATTCATCGACAACCAGGAAATCGATCGCGCCCGCGCCCAGATCCGCGCCCAGCTTCTGATGGGGCAGGAAAGCCCGGCTGCCCGCGCGGGGCAGATTGCCCGGCAGATGATCCTGCATGGCCGCATCATTCCGAACAATGAAATGATGGAACGTCTTGCAGGGATCACGACTTCGCGATTGACGGATCTTGCCGGACGGCTGTTTTTCGATACAGTCCCCACATTGTCCGCCATCGGCCCGGTCGAGAAACTGGCGCCGCTATCGGACATCACGGCGGCACTTTCTTCGCCGCAGATCAAGTCTCAGATCGCAGCCGGTTGA
- a CDS encoding GNAT family N-acetyltransferase → MFRFLSRQPESPELYGDHILLRLPRYQDYAAWYALRSESRAFLQPWEPSWRHDELTESAFRARVIRNSQEFSSGLAVPLFMFRREDKALLGGITIGYIRRGAAQSCMVGYWMGERHAAKGHMFAAVQLVVPYIFSGLQLHRIEAACIPENWKSIRLLEKAGFEREGVLRKYLKINGEWRDHILYSLIEGDTAERGKQLTL, encoded by the coding sequence GTGTTTCGGTTTCTGTCGCGCCAGCCGGAGTCCCCAGAGCTCTACGGAGATCATATTCTCTTGCGCCTGCCGCGCTATCAGGACTACGCCGCCTGGTATGCACTGCGCTCAGAGAGCCGCGCCTTCCTGCAGCCCTGGGAGCCAAGCTGGCGGCATGACGAGTTGACGGAATCGGCGTTTCGGGCACGGGTCATCCGTAATTCACAGGAATTCTCGTCGGGGCTCGCGGTGCCACTCTTTATGTTCCGGCGGGAAGACAAGGCCCTCCTGGGCGGCATTACAATCGGTTACATCCGCAGAGGAGCGGCGCAAAGCTGCATGGTTGGGTACTGGATGGGTGAACGACATGCCGCCAAGGGTCATATGTTTGCCGCAGTCCAGCTGGTAGTACCCTACATCTTCTCCGGGCTTCAGTTGCACCGTATCGAGGCAGCCTGTATTCCGGAGAACTGGAAGAGCATACGGCTTCTGGAAAAAGCCGGTTTCGAACGGGAAGGCGTGTTGCGGAAATATCTGAAAATCAACGGCGAGTGGCGCGATCACATCCTCTATTCGCTGATCGAGGGCGATACGGCCGAGCGCGGGAAGCAGCTGACCCTATGA